Proteins from a single region of Methanotorris igneus Kol 5:
- a CDS encoding 4Fe-4S dicluster domain-containing protein has translation MKSIFVNPERCIGCKSCQIQCAVSHSGKDSIFEAIYAEPTPKPRIFVEYMGVAVPLQCRHCENAPCMAACPSNAIKKEDGAVVVEKEKCIGCKACVMVCPFGAMSIDVGESKVLKCDLCGGNPACVSACKTGALQYGDILELIKEKRKKYLKSMLKIVAIGGVHECK, from the coding sequence ATGAAATCCATATTTGTAAATCCAGAACGTTGCATTGGATGTAAAAGTTGCCAAATTCAGTGTGCTGTATCCCACTCTGGGAAAGACAGCATTTTTGAAGCAATATATGCAGAACCTACACCAAAACCAAGAATTTTTGTGGAATATATGGGCGTTGCTGTACCACTCCAATGTAGGCATTGCGAAAATGCTCCATGCATGGCTGCATGTCCTTCAAATGCCATCAAAAAAGAAGATGGGGCAGTTGTAGTTGAAAAAGAAAAGTGCATCGGATGCAAAGCATGTGTAATGGTTTGTCCATTTGGAGCAATGTCCATTGATGTAGGGGAAAGCAAGGTTTTAAAATGTGATTTGTGTGGGGGAAATCCAGCATGCGTTAGTGCATGTAAAACTGGGGCATTGCAGTATGGAGATATTTTGGAACTAATTAAAGAAAAAAGAAAAAAGTATCTAAAATCTATGCTTAAAATAGTGGCAATCGGTGGTGTCCATGAGTGCAAATGA
- a CDS encoding FUN14 domain-containing protein, whose product MDIAQFIPDLGSGFVIGFVIGWAAKKAIKVLIALIGLYLLSLLYLANLGVISINENALLALIGSVENSVIAYGSQLTGLIHSISLGSGFAVGFAIGFKKG is encoded by the coding sequence ATGGATATTGCTCAATTTATTCCAGATTTGGGTAGTGGATTTGTAATTGGGTTTGTCATTGGATGGGCTGCAAAAAAAGCCATTAAAGTGCTCATAGCACTAATTGGATTGTATCTATTAAGCTTATTGTATTTGGCGAATCTTGGAGTTATTAGTATTAATGAAAATGCACTTTTGGCGTTAATAGGTAGTGTAGAGAACTCAGTCATTGCCTATGGAAGTCAATTAACGGGGCTAATTCACTCAATTTCCTTGGGGAGCGGATTTGCTGTTGGATTTGCCATAGGGTTTAAGAAAGGATAA
- a CDS encoding nucleotidyltransferase domain-containing protein, producing the protein MRVRLRDFVETKEGLFFAVNTYYHPEDRVLCFLRYVNLDLVKDENLNLNSNNIRILNGKKYIKMAETEKAYKFLENYFPEYLFYDEVNDVLMHSVPNERIKRILRPNERLKELLNLDNPNELEEKCIKLADILHDYGIPYKHMGISGSMVLKLSNSNSDIDFVIYGMENHKNAREALKNAFEDKKLSPLSNEFWKKAYEKRIKDNTLTFEEFVWHEKRKFNRGVIDGVMFDLLATREWDEITEKYGEKRYRSLGFVEVEGVVVDATYAFDNPAVYRIECDDDEIKEVVSFTHTYAGQCFEEEVVVVRGKLEEVIYNGESYKRVVVGTSREAFNEYIKLKK; encoded by the coding sequence ATGAGGGTTAGATTGAGGGATTTTGTTGAAACTAAGGAAGGACTATTTTTTGCAGTTAATACTTATTACCATCCAGAGGATAGAGTTTTGTGTTTTTTGAGGTATGTAAATTTGGATTTGGTTAAAGATGAGAATTTAAATTTAAACAGTAATAATATCAGAATTTTGAATGGAAAGAAATACATAAAGATGGCAGAGACAGAAAAGGCATATAAATTCTTAGAAAATTACTTCCCCGAATATTTATTTTATGATGAAGTCAATGATGTCCTTATGCATTCTGTTCCAAATGAAAGAATTAAAAGAATTTTAAGGCCTAATGAAAGGTTGAAAGAACTACTAAACTTAGACAACCCTAACGAACTGGAAGAAAAATGTATAAAATTGGCTGATATTCTGCATGATTATGGCATTCCTTACAAACACATGGGTATTTCTGGCTCTATGGTTTTGAAGTTGAGCAATTCAAACTCAGATATTGACTTTGTAATTTACGGCATGGAGAACCACAAAAATGCAAGAGAAGCATTAAAAAATGCTTTTGAGGATAAAAAACTTTCTCCACTATCAAATGAATTCTGGAAAAAGGCTTATGAAAAGAGGATAAAGGATAATACATTAACCTTTGAAGAATTTGTTTGGCATGAAAAGAGAAAATTTAATAGGGGAGTTATCGATGGAGTTATGTTCGATTTGCTTGCAACGAGAGAATGGGATGAGATAACTGAGAAGTACGGGGAGAAAAGATACAGAAGTTTAGGATTCGTTGAGGTTGAAGGCGTTGTTGTGGATGCAACCTATGCATTTGATAACCCTGCGGTGTATAGAATTGAGTGCGATGATGATGAGATAAAAGAGGTTGTTTCGTTTACCCACACCTACGCGGGACAGTGTTTTGAAGAAGAAGTTGTTGTTGTAAGAGGAAAATTAGAGGAAGTTATTTATAATGGGGAAAGTTATAAAAGGGTTGTCGTTGGAACTTCAAGGGAGGCATTTAATGAATATATAAAACTAAAAAAATAA
- a CDS encoding FmdE family protein, which translates to MDEELKKVIEFHGHFCPGLAIGYRVAKYVKNHFKKSEDEELVAIVENNACGVDAIQYMLSCTFGKGNLIFKDNGKHVYTFYSRESNRAIRIYVKKNFFEEFDDILRKFNTGKLSEEEMQIFNQRRKEISEKILSMDEKELFDVREVDIEPPRKARLFPSIKCQECGEYFMEIKGRVINGKIVCKECFEKLLKN; encoded by the coding sequence ATGGATGAAGAACTAAAAAAAGTTATAGAGTTTCATGGACACTTTTGTCCGGGATTGGCGATAGGATATAGAGTTGCGAAGTATGTAAAAAACCACTTCAAAAAATCGGAGGATGAGGAGTTGGTAGCGATAGTAGAGAATAATGCATGTGGAGTTGATGCAATTCAGTATATGCTAAGTTGCACATTTGGAAAGGGGAATCTAATATTTAAGGATAATGGAAAACATGTCTATACATTTTATTCAAGAGAAAGCAATAGAGCAATAAGGATTTATGTTAAAAAGAACTTTTTTGAGGAATTTGATGATATATTAAGAAAGTTTAATACAGGGAAACTGTCTGAAGAAGAAATGCAGATATTCAATCAGAGAAGAAAAGAAATTTCAGAAAAGATTTTGAGCATGGATGAAAAAGAGCTTTTTGATGTTAGAGAGGTTGATATCGAACCCCCAAGAAAAGCAAGATTATTCCCATCGATAAAATGTCAAGAATGTGGAGAATATTTTATGGAAATTAAGGGAAGGGTTATCAATGGCAAAATTGTTTGCAAAGAATGTTTCGAAAAATTGTTGAAGAATTAA
- a CDS encoding beta-CASP ribonuclease aCPSF1, which translates to MSAEELLNQIKEEVIKRAPGNAVITDVQFEGPEVVIYAKNPEIFTNSFIKELARDLKKRIAIRPDPSVLLDPEIAKKKILEIVPDDAEITNCIFDANTGEVIIESKKPGLVIGKEGSTLEEIKKAIRWAPKPVRTPPIPSETIKAIRATLYRERADVKEILRRIGRRIHRDIKIREDYWVRVSFLGGAREVGRTCLYLQTPDSRVLIDCGINIAVEGDRAYPHFDAPEFSIEEIDAVVITHAHLDHCGFVPGLFRYGYDGPVYCTRPTRDLMTLLFKDYLDIAEKEGKDVPYTAKDIKTCVKHTIPIDYGVTTDITPTIKLTLHNAGHILGSAIAHCHIGDGQYNIAYTGDIKFEASRLLEPAVCQFPRLETLIIESTYGSFDDVLPEKEETEKELLKIVSETLQRGGKVLIPVFGVGRAQELMLVLEEGYNQGVFNAPVYLDGMIWEATAIHTAYPEYLSKVIRNRIFHEGDNPFLSEVFKRVGSTNERRRVIDSDEPCIILATSGMLTGGPSVEYFKNLAPDEKNTLVFVGYQAEGTLGRKVQKGWKEIPITTKNGKTKSIPIKMEIHTLEGFSGHSDRKQLIKYLRKLKPMPERILMIHGEANKCIDLASTAYKLFKRETRAPMNLDSIRVK; encoded by the coding sequence TTGTCAGCAGAAGAATTACTAAATCAAATAAAAGAGGAAGTAATTAAAAGAGCTCCCGGAAATGCAGTTATTACTGATGTTCAATTTGAGGGGCCAGAAGTTGTAATTTACGCAAAAAATCCAGAAATATTCACAAACTCTTTTATAAAGGAACTTGCAAGAGATCTTAAAAAGAGGATTGCCATTAGACCAGACCCATCTGTTTTATTAGATCCAGAAATTGCAAAGAAAAAGATTTTAGAAATTGTTCCAGACGATGCAGAAATTACAAACTGTATTTTTGACGCAAACACTGGAGAAGTTATCATAGAATCAAAAAAGCCAGGGCTTGTTATTGGAAAAGAAGGTAGCACATTAGAGGAAATAAAGAAGGCAATTAGATGGGCTCCCAAGCCAGTAAGAACTCCTCCCATTCCATCAGAAACAATAAAAGCAATAAGAGCAACATTATATAGAGAGAGGGCTGATGTAAAGGAAATTTTAAGAAGAATTGGAAGAAGAATACACAGAGATATTAAAATAAGAGAGGACTATTGGGTAAGAGTTTCTTTTTTAGGTGGGGCAAGAGAAGTTGGTAGAACTTGCTTATATTTGCAAACACCAGATAGTAGAGTTTTGATAGATTGTGGAATAAACATTGCTGTTGAAGGAGATAGGGCATATCCTCATTTTGACGCCCCCGAATTTTCCATTGAGGAGATTGATGCAGTTGTCATTACCCATGCTCACTTAGATCACTGTGGTTTTGTTCCTGGATTGTTTAGGTATGGTTATGATGGACCAGTTTACTGTACAAGACCAACAAGGGACTTAATGACACTTTTGTTTAAAGATTATTTGGATATTGCTGAAAAAGAAGGAAAAGATGTTCCATATACAGCAAAAGACATCAAAACTTGTGTAAAGCATACAATACCTATTGACTATGGTGTTACCACAGACATAACGCCAACAATAAAATTAACTCTCCACAATGCTGGGCATATATTGGGTTCAGCAATAGCACACTGCCATATTGGAGATGGGCAGTATAACATTGCTTACACAGGAGATATTAAATTTGAAGCGTCAAGGTTATTGGAACCTGCAGTTTGTCAATTCCCAAGGTTGGAAACATTAATAATTGAATCAACTTACGGTTCCTTTGATGACGTATTGCCAGAAAAAGAAGAGACGGAAAAAGAACTTTTAAAAATTGTGTCTGAAACATTGCAAAGAGGGGGAAAAGTTCTAATCCCAGTATTTGGTGTTGGTAGGGCACAGGAGTTAATGCTCGTTCTTGAAGAGGGGTATAACCAAGGTGTCTTCAACGCTCCAGTTTATCTTGATGGTATGATTTGGGAAGCGACTGCAATTCACACAGCATATCCAGAATACCTATCAAAAGTCATAAGAAACAGAATATTCCATGAAGGGGATAACCCGTTCTTATCAGAGGTATTTAAAAGAGTAGGTAGCACAAATGAAAGAAGGAGAGTCATTGATAGTGATGAGCCATGTATTATATTGGCAACTTCTGGAATGCTCACTGGTGGACCAAGTGTTGAATACTTCAAGAACCTTGCTCCTGATGAGAAAAACACATTGGTATTTGTTGGTTATCAGGCAGAGGGAACCCTTGGAAGAAAGGTGCAGAAAGGTTGGAAGGAAATTCCAATAACAACAAAGAATGGAAAAACAAAATCCATCCCAATAAAAATGGAAATACACACATTAGAAGGATTCTCTGGACATAGTGACAGAAAACAATTGATAAAATACCTTAGAAAATTAAAACCAATGCCAGAAAGAATCTTAATGATTCACGGAGAGGCAAACAAATGTATTGATTTGGCAAGTACCGCTTATAAGTTATTCAAGAGAGAAACAAGAGCTCCAATGAACTTGGATTCTATTAGGGTAAAATAA